Proteins encoded together in one Impatiens glandulifera chromosome 1, dImpGla2.1, whole genome shotgun sequence window:
- the LOC124921595 gene encoding auxin-induced protein IAA6-like, with protein sequence MTTINGLGLEITELRLGLPGGNLEKSEKKRVFSELRNNRESSGSTASVEINMMADKGKKEATTVGWPPVCSYRKRKLVSFIGHVKVSMDGAPFLRKIDLSCYKEYTQLGLALGNLFGCIAIAEALKDGNNSEFIPIYEDKDGDWMLVGDVPWQMFAESCKRLRIMKRSDAMVVGLQARDFLKQITKDLNPIVQHYI encoded by the exons atgaccACCATCAATGGACTAGGTCTAGAAATAACGGAGCTTCGGCTAGGATTACCCGGTGGGAACCTAGAGAAAAGTGAGAAGAAGAGGGTATTTTCGGAACTACGAAACAATAGAGAATCGAGTGGAAGTACTGCTAGTGTCGAGATCAACATGATGGCCGACAAGGGGAAGAAGGAGGCGACGACGGTTGGATGGCCACCGGTTTGTTCTTATAGGAAAAGGAAGTTGGTTAGTTTTATAGGGCATGTCAAAGTTAGTATGGATGGTGCTCCATTTCTTAGGAAGATTGATCTTTCTTGTTATAAAGAGTACACTCAACTTGGCTTGGCCCTTGGTAATCTATTTGGTTGCATTGCCATAG CGGAAGCTTTGAAGGATGGGAATAATTCTGAGTTCATTCCAATCTATGAAGATAAGGACGGGGATTGGATGCTTGTTGGAGATGTGCCATGGCA GATGTTTGCAGAATCTTGCAAGAGACTAAGGATCATGAAGAGGTCTGATGCTATGGTTGTGGGATTGCAAGCTAGAGACTTTCTCAAGCAGATCACAAAGGACCTTAATCCCATAGttcaacattatatataa
- the LOC124928288 gene encoding uncharacterized protein LOC124928288 yields MQETVGDDEKVNDGNDGKKDDVKEDNEKKVENEQKVDDDEKMDEAKVENDEKVDDDEKMEDEQKENDAKVEDVKMEDEAKVEDGEKLNGVAKVDDVEVDLKLKVKDLKVKVKDEKSVDVKAQTNEEIMGGDENDDNDDFQLYNTPPKGNYGRRVRKPKKDDSYTNPSLSKMPKTKDPMKVNHLQKFEDELLDKVNAWLVDPETDNLTTDEIDAFCHLLRKRISYYPKTYKNSHVAIGDCLLADRIRREHKTFIKDPANYPVAEFKDYYMASPHRYMPEWSTSDDVYMLLNINQKHWILCVARLQKYRIDVYDCDAYLYKNLDLYLKPFYDMIPYIFAKTITPGERVRFPKFNFEGPIQPMTYKRLPHPKVKTAAAKVGEVPRATESGDCGVFTLMYMEYLTANQAVHNVTSENMEFFRQKMAVRLFHQIMEP; encoded by the exons ATGCAAGAGACTGTGggggatgatgagaaggtgaATGATGGGAATGATGGGAAGAAAGACGATGTAAAGGAGGacaatgagaag AAGGTGGAGAACGAACAgaaggtggatgatgatgagaagatgGATGAGGCTAAGGTGGAGaacgatgagaaggtggatgatgatgagaagatgGAGGATGAACAAAAAGAGAACGATGCGAAGGTGGAGGACGTAAAGATGGAGGATGAGGCTAAAGTGGAGGACGGTGAGAAGCTGAATGGTGTGGCTAAGGTGGATGATGTGGAGGTTGATCTGAAACTGAAGGTCAAGGATTTGAAAGTGAAGGTGAAAGATGAGAAGAGTGTGGATGTGAAGGCACAGACAAATGAGGAAATTATGGGAGGAGATGaaaatgatgacaatgatgatTTCCAGTTATACAATACTCCTCCTAAAGGAAATTATGGGAGGAGAGTGAGGAAGCCGAAAAAAGATGACTCGTACACCAACCCTTCCTTGTCAAAAATGCCCAAGACAAAGGATCCAATGAAAGTGAAtcaccttcaaaaatttgaagatgagctGCTGGATAAAGTAAATGCGTGGTTGGTTGATCCAGAAACCGATAATTTGACAACGGAT GAAATCGATGCATTCTGCCATCTTTTGCGGAAAAGGATTTCCTActatcccaagacatataaaaatTCACATGTGGCAATTGGGGATTGCTTATTGGCGGACAGAATCAGGCGAGAGCACAAGACTTTTATTAAGGATCCTGCTAACTATCCAGTCGCCGAATTCAAAGACTATTACATGGCATCACCACATAGATATATGCCAGAATGGTCAACAAGTGACGATGTCTACATGCTTTTGAACATTAACCAGAAACActggattttgtgtgtagcacgtCTTCAAAAGTACCGCATTGACGTGTACGACTGTGATGCCTATCTTTATAAGAATCTGGATCTTTATTTGAAACCCTTCTACGACATGATTCCATATATATTCGCAAAGACAATCACTCCTGGTGAGAGGGTAAGGTTTCCTAAATTCAACTTCGAAGGCCCCATCCAACCAATGACATACAAACGGTTACCACACCCCAAAGTGAAAACCGCTGCAGCTAAGGTTGGAGAAGTCCCACGGGCAACAGAGAGCGGGGACTGTGGGGTCTTCACGCTAATGTATATGGAATACTTGACCGCTAATCAAGCCGTGCACAATGTGACCTCAGAAAACATGGAGTTTTTTAGGCAGAAGATGGCGGTCAGGTTATTCCATCAGATTATGGAACCTTAG